Part of the Oncorhynchus masou masou isolate Uvic2021 chromosome 24, UVic_Omas_1.1, whole genome shotgun sequence genome is shown below.
gtgcttttggtgacaagccgaatttcttcagcctcctgaggttgaagaggcgctgctgcgccttcttcacgatgctgtctgtgtgagtggaccaattcagtttgtctgtgatgtgtatgccgaggaacttaaaacttactaccctctccactactgttccatcgatgtggatagggggtgttccctctgctgtttcttgaagtccacaatcatatccttagttttgttgacgttgagtgtgaggttattttcctgacaccacactccgagggccctcacctccaccctgtaggccgtctcgtcgttgttggtaatcaagcctaccactgttgtgtcgtccacaaacttgatgattgagttggaggcgtgcgtggccacgcagtcgtgggtgaacagggagtacaggagaggtctcagaacgcacccttgtggggccccagtgttgaggatcagcggcgtggagatgttgttgcctaccctcaccacctgggggcggcccgtcaggaagtccagtacccagttgcacagggcggtgtcgagacccagggactcgagcttgatgacgagcttggagggtactatggtgttaaatgccgagctgtagtcgatgaacagcattctcacataggtattcctcttgtccagatgggttagggcagtgtgcagagtggttgagattgcatcgtctgtggacctgtttgggcggtaagcaaattggagtgggtctagggtgtcaggtagggtggaggtgatatggtccttgactagtctctcaaagcacttcatgatgacggaagtgagtgctacggggcggtagtcgtttaactcagttaccttagctttcttgggaacaggaacaattgtggccctcttgaagcatgtgggaacagcagactggtatagggactgattgaatatgtccgtaaacacaccagccagctggtctgcgcatgctctgagggcgcggctggggatgccgtctgggcctgcagccttgcgagggttaacacatttaaatgttttactcacctcggctgcagtgaaggagagtccacaggttttgggtccacggtttctggttagggaatgttttaatcgttgccatgggaacgacatcttcaacgcacgtctgaagtggaaacatctaggagcaacaacggctcagccgcgaagttgttaggccacacaagctcccaGAATGGACCGCTGAAGCGTATAGCGGGAGCTTTGTGAAATGGTTTTCCATAGCCGATcaaccacacacaagcctaagatcaccatgcgcaatgccagctagaatggtgtaaagctcaccgccattggactctggagcagtggatatgctttctctggagtgataaatcatgcttcaccatctggtagtctaACGAATGAaccgctacctgccccaatgcatagtgccaactgtagagtagggtggaggaggaataatagtctgaggctgtttttcatgttttggACGAGGCTCttaagttccagtgaagggaaatcttaacgctacagcaaacATTGtcgatgattctgtgcttccaactttgtggcaacagtttggggaaggccctttcctgtttcagcatgacaatgcccccatgcacaaagcgaggtccatacagaaatggtttgtcaagatcggtgtggaagaatttgactggcctgcacagagccctgaccttaacaccatcaaacacctttgggctgaattagaacgccgactgcgagccaggcctaattgcccaacatcactaatgctcttgtggctgaagggAAGCAAATcattgcagcaatgttccaacatctagtggaaagccttcccaaattcctactaatgcccatgattttggaatgagatgtttgacgagcaggtgtccacatacttttggtcatgtagtgtatctcaaTGCCTGCTGCTATCTCTTCAGCTGACTGGTACAGTACATAAGCAGATAAGagatgctaacctctcaccattataaTAATAGGGGAGGTTGGATATTTGTGCATCTAACTttgtcactcatcattattcacgattcattcaggactatgcgtaatcatggtagcatccgcATTAATGTGGAAGTGTTTAGAAAAATATTCTATTCTCATTTACAATACAATTGacactacattatttaccattttaATTTCTAttgcatccaacaagtttttaGAGTTACAAGCTTAATGTAATCATTGAATGCTAGGAATATGGTACCAAATACTAAGATTTTGACTACTTTAAATACACATaagttaaacatttttttaaaacattttggtcCTCTAAAATATGGGGTCTATGTACAAACAGTGCTATCATTtttaaacggttcacccgatatggatgaaaataaccTTAAATTAAAGCTGTCAGTCTACACTTTAAACCCTAGTCATTGTATCATATcaaatccagagagagagagagaggcctgtaattttcatcataggtacacttcaactatgacagacaaaatgagagaaaagaatccagaaaatcacattgtaggatttttttatgaatttatttgcaaattatggtggaaaacaagtatttaacacaggcaaaatcctagaggaaaaccttgttcagtTGGCTTTCCACCTAGCACTGGGAGATtatttcacctttcagcagaacaataacctcaaacacaaggccaaatctacactagagttcaaatcaaatcaaatcaaatttatttatatagcccttcgtacatcagctgatatctcaaagtgctgtacagaaacccagcctaaaaccccaaacagcaagcaatgcaggtgtagaagcacggtggctaggaaaaactccctagaaaagccaaaacctaggaagaaacctagagaggaaccaggctatgtggggtggccagtcctcttctggctgtgccgggtagagattataacagaacatggccaagatgttcaaatgttcataaatgaccagcatggtcgaataataataaggcagaacagttgaaactggagcagcagcacggccaggtggactggggacagcaaggagtcatcatgtcaagtagtcctggggcatggtcctagggccgcggttcagttgaaactggagcagcagcacggccaggtggactggggacagcaaggagtcatcatgtcaggtagtcctggggcatggtcctagggctcaggtcctccgagagagagaaggagagaattagagaacgcacacttagattcacacaggacaccgaattggacaggagaagtactccagatataacaaactgaccccagcccccgacacataaactactgcagcataaatactgaaggctgagacaggaggggtcaggagacactgtggccccacccgaggacacccccggacagggccaaacaggaaggatataaccccacccactatgccaaagcacagcccccacaccactggagggatatcttcaaccaccaacttaccatcctgagacaaagctgagtatagcccgcaaagatctccgccacggcacaacccaaggggggggcgccaacccagacaggatgaccacatcagtgaatcaacccactcaggtgacgcaccccctcagggacggcatgagagagccccagcaagccagtgactcagcccctgtaatagggttagaggcagagaatcccagtggaaagaggggaaccggccaggcagagacagcaagggtggttcgttgctccagagcctttccgttcaccttcccactcctgggccagactacactcaatcatatgacccactgaagagatgagtcttcagtaaagacttaaaggttgagaccgagtttgcgtctctgacatgggtaggcagaccgttccataaaaatggagctctataggagaaagccctgcctccagctgtttgcttagaaattctagggacaattaggaggcctgcgtcttgtgaccgtagcgtacgtgtaggtatgtacggcaggaccaaatcagagagataggtaggagcaagcccatgcaatgctttgtaggttagcagtaaaaccttgaaatcagcccttgctttgacaggaagccagtgtagggaggctagcactggagtaatatgatcaaattttttggttctagtcaggattctagcagccgtatttagcactaactgaagtttatttagtgctttatccgggtagccggaaagtagagcattgcagtagtctaacctagaagtgacaaaagcatggattaatttttctgcatcatttttggacagaaagtttctgatttttgcaatgttacgtagatggaaaaaagctgtccttgaaatggtcttgatatgttcttcaaaagagagatcagggtccagagtaacgccgaggtccttcacagttttatttgagatgactgtacaaccattaagattaattgtcagattcaacagaagatctctttgtttcttgggacctagaacaagcatctctgttttatccgagtttaaaagtagaaagtttgctgccatccacttccttatgtctgaaacacatgcttctagcgagggcaattttggggcttcaccatgtttcattgaaatgtacagctgtgtatcatccgcatagcagtgaaagttaacattatgttttcgaataacatccccaagaggtaaaatatatagtgaaaacaacagcggtcctaaaacggaaccttgaggaacaccgaaatttacagttgatttgtcagaggacaaaccatccacagagacaaactgatatctttccgacagataagatctaaaccaggccagaacttgaccgtgtagaccaatttgggtttccaatctctccaaaagaatgtggtgatcgatggtatcaaaagcagcactaaggtctaggagcacgaggacagatgcagagcctcggtccgatgccattaaaatgtcatttaccaccttcacaagtgccgtctcagtgctatgatggggtctaaaaccagactgaagcatttcatatacattgtttgtcttcaggaaggcagtgagttgctgagcaacagccttttctaagatttttgagaggaatggaagattcgatataggccgatagttttttatattttctgggtcaaggtttggctttttcaagagaggctttattactgccacttttagtgagtttggtacacatccggtggatagagagccgtttattatgttcaacataggagggccaagcacaggaagcagctctttcagtagtttagttggaatagggtccagtaagcagcttgaaggtttagaggccatgattattttcatcattgtgtcaagagatatagtactaaaacacttgagcgtctctcttgatcctaggtccacgcagagttgtgcagactcaggacaactgagctttgaaggaatacgcagatttaaggaggagtctgtaatttgctttctaataatcataattttttcctcaaagaagttcatgaatttatcactgctaaagtgaaagtcatcctctcttggggaatgctgctttttagttagctttgcgaccgtatcaaaaaggaattttggattgttcttattgtcctcaattaagttagaaaaataggatgatcgagcagcagtaagggctcttcggtactgcacggtactgtctttccaagctagacggaagacttccagtttggtgtggcgccatttccgttccaattttctggaagcttgcttcagagctcgggtattttctgtgtaccagggagctagtttcttatgagaaatgtttttagtttttaggggtgcaactgcatctagggtattgcgcaaggttaaattgagttcctcagttaggtggttaactgatttttgtcctctggtgtcattgggtagacagagggaatctggaaggacatcaaggaatctttgtgttgtctgtgaatttatagcacgacttttgatgttccttggttggggtctgagcagattatttgttgcaattgcaaacgtaataaaatggtggtccgatagtcctggattatgaggaaaaacattaagatccacaacatttattccatgggacaaaactaggtccagcgtatgactgtgacagtgagttgCTTACcatgaagacagtgaatgttcctgagtggtcaaTTTGAcagtttgaagaattttgaaaagaataatgggcaagtcttgtacaatccagatgtgcaaaactctgagagacttacccataaagatatttctgtatttcattgtcAATAAATGTGCAAGAATGTCAAAAacaagttttcactttgtcattatcgggtttgtgtgtagatgagtaaaaaaaatctatttaatccattttgaattcaggctgtaacataagaaaatgtggaataagtccggGGGTATGAGTATgttctgaaggcaatgtattcATGCTACACACAGCACAACTGttgctaccagactcttattatgattgctaaatactgcacaatttaaacacttgccCCCAGTCCCCCAAAACgcatgtaaatattggactataactTGTGCcatcctgtattatacttatacTTAAAATgttttctattctactgagccatttacattatgttcgtattcttatcttttattatttcttattattgaaggaacctgcaagtaagcgtTTCGTTGGATGGTGTTTACCATATGTATCCCGTTCATACACCTAATACAACTTGAAACTTGATATACCATGGTGAATGTTGGCACCAACATCCCATGTCTCTCTGTGGCCTTGGACTAATGTTTGACCTGCTTCGTCCTGCGTGTCAGGGTCCCCTAAGAGGAGGCAGTTCCAGCGGCAGCGCGCCGCCAGCGAGAGCATGGACCAGGAGGATAACGACGCCCACCACATGGACCTCATCCAGTATATCGCCCGCACCCAAGACGTCACCTACCACCCCAGCCCCTCCGCCCGCCTCCTCTCCCCCAAGCCACCACCCTCCCTCGGCAGGTATCTTTAATTCCCTCGCCATCCTTCCACCTCACCGCTTTGCCTCAGTCATCATTACGGTAACTAACAGTATTATGGATAGTTTTGTGTATGTTTTACCCGTCACGGTTAGGATTTGAGGAgagtaagctgatcctagatctgtgcctacagGGAACTTTTACCCACAGCTGCTTAACAAGCCAGCCCATTCCATCGCTGATGCAGAGTGATGATGTCATGGACAGGAATAGTTTTTGGGGTCAATGGGAGAATCTCAACTGCTAACTcctcgcatcctctctcctctcctcgcaaGGGGACCCAAGCAGTATGCAATTAAGATTTTCCATTAGTGACCCCCTTACTTGAAGTTACTGTGGACGCAGAGCTGTGATGGATTTTAAGGaatacaaatgtatttatatactgAATAAACATAAGTAATAATCAAAGCCAATCCATATTTGTTTCTTCTACAGTGCTGGAAGCTGAAAGTATTCATGTTGAGTCCTGAACATGCATAGTTGCTAACATAATGCAAGCCATATGTCATGCTTCTAATGGATAACTAACTGGGACCAGTAAAATCACAATGTAgggaaattctacacatttgcaAAACACATGACATTTGTGCATTGCAGTTCAATGGTTTGTGGAAAACATGCTACAACCTAAAGAAGTCATGGTGATCACTTGTAATCACAGTGGCTGCAAACATACTCAAACATCAGACATCAGATCTGTGTATGGGCGCTCTGTGACTGActgttatactgtgtgtgtgcgtgtgtctttgTACGTGTGTGTCAATGCAGgttagaggtggaggtggtggtggagccCAGCTGCAGCAGGGGCCAAGTAGCGGGGTTGATCGGCCTGTCCCCAGAGTCCCAGGACGAGGCAGCGAGCCTGGGggactgtagacaggagagcttgTCCTCAGACCACCAGGCCTTGTACAGAGACATCTGGACGCTCCGGGCCTCTCTAGAGCAGTACGGCTCCTCAGACCAGATCAACAACGACAGGGACTCTGTTCGCAGCGACGCCGACAGTGTCAGCTCCCTGGGGGGCCGGACCGAGAGGGGGGAACTGCCCAGTAACCCCTCCCAGGACATCGGGGATGAACCCGAAGGGGATGTAGAGCTGCCCATGGATGATGGgatgggagagaaggaagagaagaagaaaggggGGAAGCAGGACAGTGTGGAGTCAGAGAGGGTCAGTGACGGGGAGTCAGGCAATCGTAAGCTCATGCAGATGGACAGTGGCTATACGTCTATAGAGGCTCCATCACGGGCGCCAGAGGAGCTAAGACTGTTTGGCAGTAGTGGCAGTATAGACAGGACGGCCCTGGAGAAGAGACACTACTTCACCAGTGCAGGGCACACTGGCACAGTGGGCGAGAGCTTCGAAGCCCGCATCTTCGAGGAAGAGCCAGGCGAGGAGATGCTGGTGGGGGCGATGGGCGGCATCGCAATAGAAACGTCCAGGTCTCCCCTGGGCTGGTCTCCGTATGGGCAGATGTTCACTCCACGAGAGGCGCAGCCGCACTCCCACCCACCCTTATCATTACACCGCCGCGACTACAGCATCGACAAGAAAACTGACGCGCTCTTCCATGAGTTCCTCCGCCACGACCCCCAGTTCGACCAGCAGGAGTCACCGAGGAAACATCGCTCGCGCATCCACCTCCGCAAACAGTGGCAGCGCAACAAGCAGTACAGTGACCCGGGCGTTCGCTACCAGTGCCACTCCTTTGAGAGGCAGCGGACCCCCCTGCGACGAGGCGATAGCGTCAACTACCCTCTGGACACAGGCTTCCACAGCATACTGCCACGCATCGTCAGTGCGCCTGATGAGGAGGCCAGCGAGGGGGCCCCCAGTACACCCCAGAAGCCAAAGGCCGAGGTGGTGGCGGGCAGggcaggagaggtggaggaaggagacaggaggagagtgaGTCCCAGCAGTAGCTGTGGCAGCAGCACCGTGACCattagagacctggaaggaaGGGCATCCTGTTCCCCTCCCACTGTTCCGGATAGAGAGGGCCTGCTAGGGGAGCAGCGCAACCCCCAGGAGGACACTAGGCAGGCGGTACACCCCCTTGAGGCCCCTTACGAGCCCCCCCAGCCTCCTGACACGGGCAACAGCCGACAGACCATCACAGCCGAGCTGACGGACAAGCTGTGCGCCACTCTGGATGATCGGCTGTACACAGGCCTGCAACGGACCAAGGACACAGTGGTGGTGACAGAGTGTATGGTGAAGGTCGTTCACGCCTCCCCCGACCGCAGCCCAGTGTAGCATGTCTCcagtcctcctccactcctcgCTGATCTTTTGCGTTTCATTTGATTTCAGTCTACGCCGGGTAACTACAATTTCTCTGTCTGAATTAGCTGGTCCCAGACCAGTAACAAGAAAACAGGCTACACTATACAGTATCATGTATGCTATATGAAGAATACACCCCTAGATAGTATTTAAAGTACCATAGTGTCTCTTACTGCTGTGATTCCTTTCTCCTCTTAGAGAAGTGATGATGTAAAGAGCCAGTATGCTCTCTGCACTAGTCTATCCACTGTGAAACTAGGTGCTATTAGCCTTGAAATCATCTCAAGATCTGGATACAAAGTTTATCTGGGCGTAATAGGACAGTCTTGACTGATAGGCCAGCCAGGACTGTTTAATTGTAATG
Proteins encoded:
- the LOC135512752 gene encoding voltage-dependent calcium channel beta subunit-associated regulatory protein-like isoform X1, producing MSNESTVWNNLTENSTGVPFEPGKQQNGYVLLLVLLSIFLGGTLVLLSVILIVSRRCCDGDRSYNSASDDPEKTNTTYTEASQPVHAEITIRVDESDCLSAASSHVDMETERFLSTGTQGGRRVSFNEAALFNHGRKALDKGRRYTLTEGDFHHLKNARLTHLHIPPLALKIVTIHECESSEISIAMTTRPAAKSSLSIFQPALCALRPLPQTALTSLSVSPSSALPGDTLNSVVDSSFSESSLVPGPKEPSSSSIEVMVSGSRNGGSPSLSDGASVTSVTGESPSAGVGQGPVLQFFTKLRRHASLEGASPYFKIKKWKLDSSQRASSLDTRGSPKRRQFQRQRAASESMDQEDNDAHHMDLIQYIARTQDVTYHPSPSARLLSPKPPPSLGRLEVEVVVEPSCSRGQVAGLIGLSPESQDEAASLGDCRQESLSSDHQALYRDIWTLRASLEQYGSSDQINNDRDSVRSDADSVSSLGGRTERGELPSNPSQDIGDEPEGDVELPMDDGMGEKEEKKKGGKQDSVESERVSDGESGNRKLMQMDSGYTSIEAPSRAPEELRLFGSSGSIDRTALEKRHYFTSAGHTGTVGESFEARIFEEEPGEEMLVGAMGGIAIETSRSPLGWSPYGQMFTPREAQPHSHPPLSLHRRDYSIDKKTDALFHEFLRHDPQFDQQESPRKHRSRIHLRKQWQRNKQYSDPGVRYQCHSFERQRTPLRRGDSVNYPLDTGFHSILPRIVSAPDEEASEGAPSTPQKPKAEVVAGRAGEVEEGDRRRVSPSSSCGSSTVTIRDLEGRASCSPPTVPDREGLLGEQRNPQEDTRQAVHPLEAPYEPPQPPDTGNSRQTITAELTDKLCATLDDRLYTGLQRTKDTVVVTECMVKVVHASPDRSPV
- the LOC135512752 gene encoding voltage-dependent calcium channel beta subunit-associated regulatory protein-like isoform X2, producing MSNESTVWNNLTENSTGVPFEPGKQQNGYVLLLVLLSIFLGGTLVLLSVILIVSRRCCDGDRSYNSASDDPEKTNTTYTEASQPVHEITIRVDESDCLSAASSHVDMETERFLSTGTQGGRRVSFNEAALFNHGRKALDKGRRYTLTEGDFHHLKNARLTHLHIPPLALKIVTIHECESSEISIAMTTRPAAKSSLSIFQPALCALRPLPQTALTSLSVSPSSALPGDTLNSVVDSSFSESSLVPGPKEPSSSSIEVMVSGSRNGGSPSLSDGASVTSVTGESPSAGVGQGPVLQFFTKLRRHASLEGASPYFKIKKWKLDSSQRASSLDTRGSPKRRQFQRQRAASESMDQEDNDAHHMDLIQYIARTQDVTYHPSPSARLLSPKPPPSLGRLEVEVVVEPSCSRGQVAGLIGLSPESQDEAASLGDCRQESLSSDHQALYRDIWTLRASLEQYGSSDQINNDRDSVRSDADSVSSLGGRTERGELPSNPSQDIGDEPEGDVELPMDDGMGEKEEKKKGGKQDSVESERVSDGESGNRKLMQMDSGYTSIEAPSRAPEELRLFGSSGSIDRTALEKRHYFTSAGHTGTVGESFEARIFEEEPGEEMLVGAMGGIAIETSRSPLGWSPYGQMFTPREAQPHSHPPLSLHRRDYSIDKKTDALFHEFLRHDPQFDQQESPRKHRSRIHLRKQWQRNKQYSDPGVRYQCHSFERQRTPLRRGDSVNYPLDTGFHSILPRIVSAPDEEASEGAPSTPQKPKAEVVAGRAGEVEEGDRRRVSPSSSCGSSTVTIRDLEGRASCSPPTVPDREGLLGEQRNPQEDTRQAVHPLEAPYEPPQPPDTGNSRQTITAELTDKLCATLDDRLYTGLQRTKDTVVVTECMVKVVHASPDRSPV